One Streptococcus gallolyticus subsp. gallolyticus DSM 16831 DNA window includes the following coding sequences:
- a CDS encoding DUF1361 domain-containing protein, translating into MAKKIVFIHLFFGVIAFGIYHYHLEGPDLVWNMFLALVALDFSLVSYYISKKVVRGLGAILWLFFYPNTFYMLTDIVHMQFTSTVLWNKTSLILYMLYVSSILFGVLCGIESVKNIVLTFKLKNYSLRLLFIGVLSFISSFAIHIGRYARLNSWDIFTRPKTVISEILDVVSWDAVHFVLGFTFIQILCLVFLDRENFK; encoded by the coding sequence ATGGCTAAGAAAATTGTTTTTATTCATCTCTTTTTCGGGGTTATTGCTTTTGGCATTTACCATTATCATCTTGAAGGACCAGACCTTGTTTGGAATATGTTTTTAGCTTTGGTGGCTCTTGATTTTTCACTTGTTTCCTATTATATAAGTAAAAAAGTTGTAAGGGGATTAGGAGCTATTCTGTGGCTATTTTTTTATCCTAATACCTTCTACATGTTAACGGATATTGTTCATATGCAATTTACAAGTACAGTATTGTGGAACAAAACGAGTTTGATTTTGTATATGCTATATGTGTCTAGTATTTTGTTTGGTGTTCTTTGTGGGATTGAAAGTGTTAAAAATATTGTTCTTACTTTTAAACTAAAAAATTATTCTTTACGGTTGCTTTTTATTGGTGTTTTGTCATTTATTTCAAGTTTTGCTATCCATATCGGACGTTACGCCCGCTTGAATTCTTGGGATATTTTCACACGTCCAAAAACTGTTATTAGTGAAATTCTAGACGTTGTTAGCTGGGATGCTGTTCATTTTGTGTTAGGGTTTACATTTATTCAGATTTTATGTCTGGTATTTCTTGACCGAGAAAATTTCAAATAA
- a CDS encoding PTS sugar transporter subunit IIB, with the protein MGIGIIIASHGKFAEGIHQSGSMIFGEQEKVQVVTFMPSEGPDDLYAHFNDAIAQFDADDEILVLADLWSGSPFNQASRVMGENPDRKMAIITGLNLPMLIQAYTERMMDANAGVEQVVANIIKESKDGVKALPEELNPAEEAAAAQAAPQGAIPEGTVIGDGKLKINLARIDTRLLHGQVATNWTPASKADRIIVASDTVSKDELRKGLIKQAAPNGVKANVVPIKKLIEASKDPRFGNTHALILFETPQEALEAIEGGVPIKELNVGSMAHSTGKTMVNNVLSMDKDDVATFEKLRDLGVTFDVRKVPNDSKKDLFDLIKKANVQ; encoded by the coding sequence ATGGGTATCGGTATTATTATTGCCAGCCATGGTAAATTTGCTGAAGGTATTCATCAATCAGGTTCTATGATTTTTGGCGAACAAGAGAAAGTTCAAGTCGTAACTTTCATGCCAAGCGAAGGACCAGATGATTTGTATGCACACTTCAACGATGCTATCGCACAATTTGATGCTGATGATGAAATCCTCGTACTAGCTGACCTTTGGAGTGGTTCTCCATTTAACCAAGCTAGTCGCGTGATGGGTGAAAATCCAGACCGCAAGATGGCTATCATTACAGGTCTCAATTTGCCAATGCTTATCCAAGCCTACACAGAGCGTATGATGGACGCTAATGCAGGTGTTGAACAAGTTGTTGCAAATATCATTAAAGAGTCTAAAGACGGTGTTAAAGCACTTCCTGAAGAACTCAACCCAGCTGAAGAAGCTGCTGCTGCACAAGCTGCACCTCAAGGTGCTATCCCAGAAGGAACTGTCATCGGTGATGGTAAACTTAAAATTAACCTCGCTCGTATCGACACACGTCTTCTTCATGGACAAGTTGCAACAAACTGGACACCAGCGTCTAAAGCAGATCGTATCATCGTTGCTTCTGATACAGTCTCTAAAGACGAATTGCGTAAAGGTTTGATTAAACAAGCTGCGCCAAACGGTGTTAAAGCAAACGTTGTTCCAATCAAGAAATTGATTGAAGCATCTAAAGACCCTCGTTTTGGTAACACACATGCACTTATCTTGTTTGAAACACCTCAAGAAGCTCTTGAAGCTATCGAAGGCGGTGTGCCAATTAAAGAACTTAACGTTGGTTCAATGGCTCACTCAACAGGTAAAACAATGGTTAACAACGTTTTATCTATGGATAAAGATGATGTTGCCACATTTGAAAAATTACGTGACCTTGGCGTAACATTTGACGTACGTAAAGTCCCTAATGATTCTAAGAAAGACTTGTTTGATCTTATCAAAAAAGCAAACGTTCAATAA
- a CDS encoding HAD family hydrolase, translating into MTKKMIALDLDGTLLRSDNTISDYTVETIKKIQNKGHKVVIATGRPYRMALEHYRRLELSTPMISFNGSLTHLPEKKWEWEHSVTIDKQYLLDVLDMQQSIEADFIASEYRKKFYISAQDHNRVNPQLFGVPEITEKMSMDIKKITENPNGILMQTRHQDKYALADEMRKHFNYEIEIDSWGGPLNILEFSPKGINKAYALKYLLKALNISQDNLIAFGDEHNDTEMLSFAGTGYAMKNASDILLPFADKQTEFSNEEDGVAKELEKIFL; encoded by the coding sequence ATGACAAAGAAAATGATTGCACTTGATTTAGACGGTACATTGTTGCGCAGCGACAATACCATTTCAGATTATACCGTTGAAACGATTAAAAAAATTCAAAACAAAGGGCATAAGGTCGTTATTGCAACTGGACGTCCTTATCGTATGGCACTTGAACACTATCGCCGCCTTGAATTATCAACTCCGATGATTTCTTTCAATGGCTCGCTCACACATTTACCCGAGAAAAAATGGGAATGGGAACATAGCGTTACGATTGACAAGCAATACCTGCTTGATGTTCTTGATATGCAACAAAGCATTGAAGCGGATTTTATTGCCAGCGAGTACCGAAAAAAATTCTATATTAGCGCCCAAGACCACAATCGCGTAAATCCTCAACTTTTCGGTGTCCCAGAAATTACTGAAAAAATGTCAATGGACATCAAAAAAATCACTGAAAATCCGAACGGCATTCTCATGCAAACACGTCACCAAGATAAATACGCTCTTGCTGACGAAATGCGTAAACACTTCAATTACGAAATCGAAATTGATTCTTGGGGTGGTCCGCTTAACATTCTCGAATTTTCACCAAAAGGCATCAACAAAGCTTACGCTTTGAAATATCTCCTAAAAGCACTCAATATCTCTCAAGATAACTTGATTGCTTTTGGCGACGAACATAACGACACCGAGATGTTATCATTTGCTGGAACAGGCTACGCTATGAAAAATGCAAGTGACATTCTTCTGCCATTTGCCGATAAACAAACTGAATTTTCTAATGAAGAAGACGGTGTTGCCAAAGAACTTGAAAAAATTTTTCTATAA